CACGAGCGGCCCAATCCACGCCTGCGGCCTCGGTGCCCGCGATACCCTCCGCATCGAGGCGGGCTTGCCGCTATACGGCCAAGAGCTGACTGGCGAGATCGATCCGATCGGTGCCGGCTTCGGCTGGGCCGTAGGCAAAGAGCACGATTTTTCCGGCAGCGACCGCATTCGCCAGATCGCCGAAGACGGGCCCGAGAAGGTGCTGGTCGGCCTCGAGCTTGACGGCCGGCGCACCGCCCGCACCGGACAGGCCGTCATGGCCGACCTCGTGCCGATCGGCGAGGTCACCAGCGGCTGCCTCTCGCCCACGCTCGGCAAGAGCATCGCGATGGCCTACGTCGCCTCCACCTACGCCGGCATCGGCGAGTTGCTGGGCGTCGACTTCAAACGCGAGGTCGTCCGCTGCAAGGTCGTCCCGCTGCCGTTCTACAAGCGGCCTTCGTGACGTCAGACAACCCGTAGGGTGGGCTTCAGCCCACCTCTGTGATCGGAAAATCCTCGCAAATCGATGGCGGGCCAACGCCCACCCTACAAGTTGCCATGCCCATCCCCAACGACCGCCGGTACCTCGACACGCACGAGTGGCATCTCGCCGACGGCGACGTCTGCACCATCGGCATCACCCAGCACGCGGCCGACGAGCTGACCGACGTCACCTACGTCGACCTGCCCGAAGCCGGCAGCGAAGTCGTCGCGGGTGAGGCCTTCGGCGAGGTCGAATCCGTCAAGGCCACCGCCGACCTCGTCAGCGGCGTCTCCGGCGAAGTCGTCGAGGTCAACGAAGACATCGTCAGCGACCCGTCGCTCGTCAACTCCGACCCCCACGAGGGCGGCTGGATGATCAAGGTCCGCATGACCGACGCCACCCAACTCGACGTCCTCCTCGACGCCGAGGGTTACGCCACCCAGACCGGCGCCGAGGAATAAGTCGCTTATCGCGTTCCGTCATCCTGAGCGAGCGCAGCGAGTCGAAGGACCTCGCCTTGCCAAACGCGCAGAAGCACTGCGAGGTCCCTCGGCTGCGCTCGGGATGACGGACTCCTTCTACGATCACCCCAGCGAGATCGGGCTTGCACCCTGAACGCCGCCCATACCACCGCTGGGACCGCTCGGGGCGTCGTCTTCGCCCTGGGCCTTGGAGACCGGCTTCTGCCACGCTTGGCTGACTTTGCGGAGGACGTCGGTCATGTCGGCCTGGGCGATGCTGAAGGCCTTGACCCGCAGGTTGCCCGCGATCGTCTGCTGCATCTGCTCCAGCTCCTGACGCTCGCCGGCCGTCACGGGCTGGCCCATCTGTTCGTTGCGGGCGAGCACCATCGCCTTCTGCTCGAACTGCTGCAGCAGCCGGCCGGCCTCGGGATCGTCGCGAAGAGCCTTGCTCGCCTTGGCGTATTGCTCGAAGACGGGGTGCTTGGCGACCAAGTCGCCCAGCTTCTGGGCCGCTTCGATGGCGTCGGTTTCGATCTGCTTGGCATCGTTGTCGTCGGGCATGGCAGTAGTGTTGGACCGATGGCCGACCGTTACCACCGGCAAACCATCCTGCCGCAAATCGGCGACGCGGGCCGACGCAAGCTCGCCGACGCGACCGCCGTCATCGTGGGCGTCGGAGCCCTCGGGACAGTCTCCGCCGACCTCCTCTGCCGCGCGGGCGTGGGCCGACTGATCCTGGTCGATCGTGACCTGGTCGAGCTGTCCAACCTGCAGCGACAGACGCTCTTCGCCGAAGCCGACGTCGGCCAGCCCAAAGCCGTCGCCGCCGCCGAACGCCTGTGCGCAGTCAACAGCGACATCACGATCGAGCCCCGCCCGACGGACGTCACCTCGGCCGACGTCGCCGACCTCGTGACCGACGCGACGATCGTCCTCGACGGCACCGACAACGCCGAGACGCGCTACCTGCTCAACGACGCCTGCGTGAAGCTCGGCGTGCCGTGGGTCTACGCCGGTGCCGTCGGCACGACGGGCCGGGCGATGGGCGTCGTCCCGGGCAAGACGGCGTGTCTCCGCTGCGTCTTTCCAGAGCCACCCGAGCCCGGGACGCTTCCGACCTGCGACACCGCAGGCGTCCTCGCAATGGCAACCGGTGTCGCTGCCAACCTGCAATCCGCGGTTGCACTGCGCCTGCTCACCGACGCCGAAGCGGAAGCTTCGGGTTCTGAGACAACGGAGTCCGATGCCACGATCCCCGAAGCTTCCGCTTCGGCGTCGGTGCTCCACTCCTTCGACGTCTGGACCGGCAGCTTCCGACGCGTCACCGTCCGTCGCGACCCGGATTGTCCCTGCTGCGGACGACGCGAGTTCCCGTTCCTCGACGCACCACCGCCCGAAAGCGTCGAGCTCTGCGGCCGCGACACGATCCAGCTTCGTCTCGGGAGTCGCCTCGACCTGGAATCGCTCGCCACACGCTGGGCCGACGTCGAGGGCACACGCTCGGCGACGCGGTTCCTGGCGAAGCTCAAGCCGGCTTCGTCGGACGTGTCGCTCAGCGTCTTCGCCGACGGGCGTGTGCTGGTACAGGGCACGCAGAACGCGTCTGTCGCGCGAGCCACGGTTGCGAAGTACATCGGGACGTGACCCCCACTCCGTCATCCCGAGCGCAGCCGAGGGACCTCGCAGCGGTTCTGCCCATTCACGCAAACGAGGTCCTTCGACTCGCTGCGCTCGCTCAGGATGACGAGCTGGTCATGCCATCTACCGTGCGCCATGCCTGAGGACGCACTGATGATCGGCGTGAGCGGAATGCGGGGCACCGTCGGCGGGACGCTGACGCCGGCCGTCGTCTCGCGCATGGCTGGGGCGTTTGCCAAATGGCTCTGGAGCCGGCACGACCGGCCGAACGACGAGCCGCCGAAGGTCGTGCTGGGCCGCGACTCCCGACCGTCGGGCGTCTACGTCCGCGACGCCGCCGCTGCGACGCTGGTGGCGGCGGGCATCGAGCTCATCGACCTCGGCATCGTCAGCACGCCGGGCGTCGCGATGATGGTGACGTACCTCGAAGCCGACGCCGGCATCGTCGCGACCGCCTCGCACAATCCGATCGTCTGGAACGGCCTGAAGTTCCTCGACGCCACCGGCATCGCACCGCCGCCCGACGACGTCGCCGAGATTCGCGGGTTCTACGACGCCGACGACCCGCCGCTGGTGCCGGTGGATCGGCTCGTCCAGCCCAAAAGCGATCCGACGACGCACGCGTATCACGTCAAACGCGTGCTCGACGGCCGCGACATCCTCGGCATCAGCACCAAGGCGTACAAGGTCGTCCTCGACAGCGTCAACGGGGCCGGCTGCGTCACCGGAGCGACGCTCCTGAGCAAGCTCGGCTGCCGCTTGGTCCACCTCGGCGACAAGCCCGACGGCCAGTTCCCGCACGAGCCCGAGCCGACCGAGGCCAACCTGCAAGGCCTCTGCGACGAGGTCCGCCGACAGAAGGCGGCCGTGGGTTTCGCGCAGGATCCCGACGCCGACCGACTCGCCATCGTCGACGAGAACGGCACGTACATCGGCGAGGAGTACACGCTGGCTCTGTGTGCCCGGGCCATCCTGAGCAAGAAGAAGGCCGGCACGATCGTCGCGAACCTGTCGACCAGCCGCATGATCGACGACGTCGCGGCGCGCTTCGGCGGAACCGTCATCCGCACGCCAGTCGGCGAGGCCAACGTCATCCAGGGCATCCGTCGCGAGAACGCCGTCCTCGGCGGCGAGGGCAACGGTGGCGTGATCGACCCACGCGTCGTCGGCGGACGGGATTCGCTGGTCGCGATGACGCTCGTCCTGACGCTGCTGGCCGACACCGGCATGACGCTCAGCGAGCTCGTCGCCGACATGCCGCAGTACGTGATTGTGAAGGACAAGCTGCCGCTGGCGAAGAAGGAGGACGCCGAGCCGGTGATCGACCAGGTGGCCGAGCGGTTCAGCGAGGAGCACATCAACACGTCCGACGGCCTGCGTATCGACTGGCCCGACGGCTGGCTGAGCGTCCGGGCCAGCAACACCGAGCCGATCCTCCGCATCATTTGCGAAGCCCCCGACGAGACCAGCGCCCACGCCCGCATCGCTGAGGCAAGAAAAGCGGCCGCGATCTGATCTGAAACCGCCGACCGGGCTGGCCGACACTCCTAGTGTGGAGCGAGGTCGATCATGCCCGAAGGAGCCCCAGACAATCCGGCCTGCGAGCACTGCAGCAAGCCAAAGACGGTCCACGTCACGGAGATCAAGGCCGGGCAGAAGATCGAGAAGCACCTGTGCAAGGACTGCCCGTTCGTCAACGAGGGCGTCGGTGCAGGTGCCGGCGGCAAGTCGCACCAGCCGATCAACGAACTGCTGAGCAACTTCGTCCTGGCCCACAGCGGGGCAGGAGCGTCGACCGCCCAGAAGAAGTGCGAGGTCTGCGGCATGACCTGGGCCAAGTTCAAGCAGGGCGGCCTGCTCGGGTGCGAGAACGACTACAGCCTCTTCGAAGAACAACTCACGCCGCTGCTGAAGCGGGCGCACGAGGGCTCGACGCACCACACCGGCAAGGTCCCGACCCGCCGGCGTGGCGACGGTGCGGTTCGGAAGCGTCCCAACATGAACCGCCTCCGCCGCGAGCTCACCCGCGCGGTCGAGGCCGAGGACTACGAAGCAGCCGCCCGGCTTCGCGATCAGATCGCCGAAACGGAGGGAAACTGAGCCCCGGCGTCTGACACGTCTCTGCCTTCGGCTCAGCTTCTGACTTCTCGCTTCTCAGCCTCTTCTGCCCGCCCATGAAACTCTCCGACCTCACAGGCAAAGCCGGCGAATGGCTCCGCGGGAGTGGGCCGATGAGCGAGACGGTCATCAGCAGCCGCATCCGGCTCGCACGCAACGTCAAGGGCTACACGTTTCTCACCACCGCCAGCCGCAAGCATCGTCGCGAGCTCGAAGGCCGCATCCGCGAGACCATCCTCGACGCCGACCTCGCCCCCAAGACGCTCTACGTCGACCTCGACCAGGCGACCGAGCTCGACCGAGAGCTGCTCGTCGAGCGCCACCTCATTAGTCGTCACCACGCCGCCGCCGAAGGGGCACGAGGTGTGGCCGTTGGCTCGGAAGAAGACCTGTCGATCATGGTCAACGAGGAGGACCACCTCCGACTCCAGGTCCTCAAGTCCGGCCTGCAGCTCGACGAGGCGTGGGAGCAGATCAACGACGTCGACGACGCCCTCGAAGAGCAGCTCGAGTTCAGCTTCCATCCACGCTTCGGCTACCTCACCGCCTGCCCGACCAACGTCGGCACGGGCATCCGCGTCAGCGTCATGCTCCACCTGCCGGCGCTCAAGCTGCTCGGCGAGATCGAGAAAGTCTTCCGCGCCGCCAAAGACATGAAGCTCGCCGTCCGCGGCCTCTACGGCGAAGGCACCGAAGCCACCGGCGACTTCTACCAGGTCTCCAACCAGACCACCCTTGGCAAGGACGAGCAGGAGCTGATCAGCGACTTCAAACACACGACGATCCCCAAGATCATCGACTACGAGCACCAGGCCCGCCGGACCCTCCGAAGCGAACGCGCCACCGCGCTCGACGACATCGTCTTCCGCGCCCTGGGCGTCCTCCGCTCCGCCCGCCTGATGAGCAGCGAGGAAGCCCTCAAGCTCCTCAGCCACCTCCGCCTCGGCATCCACCTCGGCCGGGTGAAAGACATCGAGATCCAGGCCGTCAACGAGCTGGTCCTCATGACCCAGCCAGCACACCTCCAGAAGCTGATGGACAAGAAGCTCGAAGGCGACGACCGCAAAGCCGCCCGAGCGGAGTTCATCCGCTACAAGCTCAAAGCGGTGTGATTTCCTCACGGCCAGCGGTCGAGCCCGTTGGTGGGCAGGCGAGGGCTGCTGCGGGTTGCTTCGTGTGCAGGCCCGAAACCTCACTTTTCGCAGGCCTTTGATGAACGCCACCAGCCCGTCGCTGCTCGTTGCTCGGTTGCTCATCGCTGCCGCTGCGAGCGCGTTTGTCTCGGCTCAGGCAAGCGGCCAGCTTTCAGCTGACACAAGCGGTGAGCTTGCTTCGACCGAGTCGGACGGCGACGAACCCGTCATCACTCCGACCCCGCTCGGGACGGCCGCCGGGCAAGGTGGCATCGGCATCGCGTACGCGCCGTATATCGAAAGCACGACGTCCTCGGACTACACCGACGCAGGCAGCTTGTTTTTCCGCTTCGGCCTCGTCGAGAACCGCGTCTCCAGGCGACACTACGGTTTCGGCGAGGTTCGGCTGACCTCCGCCAGTCTCGAAGGGAGCGGGCCGAATCGTTCCAGTCGCCTCCGGGTTATCGACGTGTCCTCCAACAGCGTCTCGACGCCGCTCGACGACGGTTTTGGTCTGATCTACGGCGGGGGTGTCGGATTTTCGTGGATCGAGCAAACGGTCGATCGAGTCGACGGTCGTGATCTGAACGAATCGACCCTTGGTTTGCTCATCCGCGGAATCTTCGGCGGCACGTACCGATTTAGCAACCAAAGCGAAATCACACTGGGTGTTGACTTGAACGTCGTCGCAGGGGACTTTGACGACTTGGCTGACGACTCGACAGACATCGGATTGCTCGTGACCCCGAGCGTCACACTTCAATTCGAGTATCGATTCTGACGCCTCACACGCCTCTCGAATGCGGTGGTCGGTTTGGCCTCCCCGGATGCATTGGAACAGCTCGTTGACGCTCGTCCCGCGGGCGGGCTTATCAGCATCATGACGGCCGAAGTTGTCGGACGTACGGACGCCTGACACGTTGTGCCGATTTCCCGGGCATGAGTCGATCCGGGCGAGACAGTGCCAAACTCAAGAAGCGACGTGGCGGATCGCACGATCCTGCGGCGCGGCGGATCGCGCGGCTGCGCGAGACGTTCGCCTGCTTCGACGAAGCCTTCGACCTTGGCCTGAAAGCGCGGTTCGACGCGCTGACGCTGCGTGAGCGGCGATTCATTGCGCAGTTCAAGATCCCGGATCCCGAAGTGGCATTCGCGATCGATCCGCGGCTGCACGAGCCCAAGAAGGTCGACGCCAACGAGCGACGGTTCCGCGACCACATCCGGCAGCTCTTTCGTGAGACCGCAGTCGAAGTTGTCGAGGATCACCCCAAGAAGGGCAGCATCGCTGTCCGCGACATCTACGGCTGCTTCCTGGGCATGTGCTCAGCCGGAAGACTGGCGGAAGACCACAGCCGGAAGATGGAATTGAAGGCGAAACACGCCGAGCAACCGGATTCGGAAGCCACCGCCGGCGA
Above is a genomic segment from Planctomycetota bacterium containing:
- a CDS encoding ThiF family adenylyltransferase; translation: MADRYHRQTILPQIGDAGRRKLADATAVIVGVGALGTVSADLLCRAGVGRLILVDRDLVELSNLQRQTLFAEADVGQPKAVAAAERLCAVNSDITIEPRPTDVTSADVADLVTDATIVLDGTDNAETRYLLNDACVKLGVPWVYAGAVGTTGRAMGVVPGKTACLRCVFPEPPEPGTLPTCDTAGVLAMATGVAANLQSAVALRLLTDAEAEASGSETTESDATIPEASASASVLHSFDVWTGSFRRVTVRRDPDCPCCGRREFPFLDAPPPESVELCGRDTIQLRLGSRLDLESLATRWADVEGTRSATRFLAKLKPASSDVSLSVFADGRVLVQGTQNASVARATVAKYIGT
- the glmM gene encoding phosphoglucosamine mutase; translated protein: MPEDALMIGVSGMRGTVGGTLTPAVVSRMAGAFAKWLWSRHDRPNDEPPKVVLGRDSRPSGVYVRDAAAATLVAAGIELIDLGIVSTPGVAMMVTYLEADAGIVATASHNPIVWNGLKFLDATGIAPPPDDVAEIRGFYDADDPPLVPVDRLVQPKSDPTTHAYHVKRVLDGRDILGISTKAYKVVLDSVNGAGCVTGATLLSKLGCRLVHLGDKPDGQFPHEPEPTEANLQGLCDEVRRQKAAVGFAQDPDADRLAIVDENGTYIGEEYTLALCARAILSKKKAGTIVANLSTSRMIDDVAARFGGTVIRTPVGEANVIQGIRRENAVLGGEGNGGVIDPRVVGGRDSLVAMTLVLTLLADTGMTLSELVADMPQYVIVKDKLPLAKKEDAEPVIDQVAERFSEEHINTSDGLRIDWPDGWLSVRASNTEPILRIICEAPDETSAHARIAEARKAAAI
- a CDS encoding protein arginine kinase, with the protein product MKLSDLTGKAGEWLRGSGPMSETVISSRIRLARNVKGYTFLTTASRKHRRELEGRIRETILDADLAPKTLYVDLDQATELDRELLVERHLISRHHAAAEGARGVAVGSEEDLSIMVNEEDHLRLQVLKSGLQLDEAWEQINDVDDALEEQLEFSFHPRFGYLTACPTNVGTGIRVSVMLHLPALKLLGEIEKVFRAAKDMKLAVRGLYGEGTEATGDFYQVSNQTTLGKDEQELISDFKHTTIPKIIDYEHQARRTLRSERATALDDIVFRALGVLRSARLMSSEEALKLLSHLRLGIHLGRVKDIEIQAVNELVLMTQPAHLQKLMDKKLEGDDRKAARAEFIRYKLKAV
- a CDS encoding YlbF family regulator — encoded protein: MPDDNDAKQIETDAIEAAQKLGDLVAKHPVFEQYAKASKALRDDPEAGRLLQQFEQKAMVLARNEQMGQPVTAGERQELEQMQQTIAGNLRVKAFSIAQADMTDVLRKVSQAWQKPVSKAQGEDDAPSGPSGGMGGVQGASPISLG
- a CDS encoding glycine cleavage T C-terminal barrel domain-containing protein; protein product: TSGPIHACGLGARDTLRIEAGLPLYGQELTGEIDPIGAGFGWAVGKEHDFSGSDRIRQIAEDGPEKVLVGLELDGRRTARTGQAVMADLVPIGEVTSGCLSPTLGKSIAMAYVASTYAGIGELLGVDFKREVVRCKVVPLPFYKRPS
- the gcvH gene encoding glycine cleavage system protein GcvH, which gives rise to MPIPNDRRYLDTHEWHLADGDVCTIGITQHAADELTDVTYVDLPEAGSEVVAGEAFGEVESVKATADLVSGVSGEVVEVNEDIVSDPSLVNSDPHEGGWMIKVRMTDATQLDVLLDAEGYATQTGAEE
- a CDS encoding UvrB/UvrC motif-containing protein; the encoded protein is MPEGAPDNPACEHCSKPKTVHVTEIKAGQKIEKHLCKDCPFVNEGVGAGAGGKSHQPINELLSNFVLAHSGAGASTAQKKCEVCGMTWAKFKQGGLLGCENDYSLFEEQLTPLLKRAHEGSTHHTGKVPTRRRGDGAVRKRPNMNRLRRELTRAVEAEDYEAAARLRDQIAETEGN